The nucleotide sequence TATGGTAAATTTCTATATTTTTCGGCGTAATCAAGTCCATACCCAACTACAAATTCATTTCCAACTTTAAAACCTTTATATTTAGGTTCTATTTCTACTTTTCTTCCACTTGGCTTATCAAGAAGTGTCATTATCTCAACACTTCTAGCCCCCTTACTTCTTATGTAATTACAAATGTAATTTAAAGTTACTCCAGTATCTATTATATCTTCAATAATCAATATATCCTTACCTTCTACACACATATCCAAATCTTTCATTATTCTAACCTGTCCAGAACTTAC is from Candidatus Arthromitus sp. SFB-rat-Yit and encodes:
- the hpt gene encoding hypoxanthine phosphoribosyltransferase — protein: MINNDIKNVLISKEEIENKVKELGEEINKDYKNKNLLLVCILKGSLMFMADLMKNVDIYIEIDFMGVSSYGNSIVSSGQVRIMKDLDMCVEGKDILIIEDIIDTGVTLNYICNYIRSKGARSVEIMTLLDKPSGRKVEIEPKYKGFKVGNEFVVGYGLDYAEKYRNLPYIGVLDESVYK